The Deltaproteobacteria bacterium genome has a window encoding:
- a CDS encoding ParA family protein: MGVIICVASLKGGVGKTTTAVNLSTALALAEKQTLLVDFDPQGHASMSFEGLTEKLNNNLYKIMTGEISPKSAAIPTSVRYLHILPSLPSCNPELLLLSGKGMDEELRLREKFINLKEIYDYVILDSPPSLNSYCASALATADSFLLPLQCEFYALEEIQYSLKCFRWLKTRYNPGLRMSGILLTMLDSDDPASRKIAEAARKHFGKAVFKTAIPRSTDFRESAGTGRPLVFHNIRSFGAKRYLDLAGEVIQRTEDKPRGDLKVAVSGLPE, from the coding sequence ATGGGTGTAATAATCTGCGTTGCGAGCCTGAAAGGAGGTGTAGGCAAAACCACAACGGCCGTCAATCTTTCGACGGCCCTTGCCCTTGCTGAAAAACAAACCCTTCTCGTTGACTTTGATCCCCAGGGACATGCATCCATGAGTTTCGAAGGCCTCACTGAAAAATTAAACAACAATCTTTACAAGATCATGACCGGAGAAATATCGCCTAAGAGCGCGGCGATTCCCACTTCCGTAAGGTACCTGCACATCCTTCCCTCCCTTCCCTCCTGCAATCCTGAATTACTACTACTGTCCGGTAAAGGGATGGACGAAGAACTCAGATTGAGAGAAAAATTTATAAATCTTAAGGAGATATACGATTACGTCATTCTGGATTCCCCCCCTTCCTTGAATTCTTATTGCGCCAGTGCCCTGGCCACCGCCGACTCGTTCCTGCTCCCGCTTCAATGCGAATTCTATGCCCTCGAAGAAATACAATACTCCCTCAAGTGTTTTCGTTGGCTGAAAACCAGGTACAATCCCGGTCTCCGCATGTCGGGAATCCTGTTGACCATGCTCGACTCCGACGACCCGGCGTCCCGTAAGATCGCGGAGGCCGCAAGAAAACACTTCGGGAAAGCGGTTTTTAAAACCGCGATTCCCAGGAGCACTGATTTCAGGGAAAGTGCCGGGACTGGAAGACCTCTGGTTTTTCATAACATCCGCTCTTTTGGGGCCAAGAGGTATCTGGACCTGGCCGGGGAGGTCATTCAACGGACAGAAGATAAACCCAGGGGGGATTTGAAGGTTGCCGTATCCGGCCTTCCAGAATAG